From the genome of Cyprinus carpio isolate SPL01 chromosome B24, ASM1834038v1, whole genome shotgun sequence:
CGCAGCTGCTGTTCTCGCCTCACCTGCCGCCCAAGTTCTTCTGCCCCATCGTGAAGGAGATGCTGTGCTACTACGCCGAGCAGGGCGACGTGCAGATGGCCGTATCCGTGCTGATCGTACTGGGCGACCGCATCCGTAAAGAGATCGACGAGCTCACACAGGTGAGGAAACCCGCCTGCCTTTGACAGGAAGTGTAGCTTTCTTCATGTGGGCTGTAACTGAAAGCACCCCCATACCCTCAAACAGGGCACAGTCATTTTTAGTAGTGTCCGAAACAATAGTGGACGTTCTCGagtgcactcattcaatcccacaatgcaccgcaaAAATGAGTGTTCAACCGATGTACCCTCAACGGCTAGAGATAACCCATAATGCACATAATGAGAGTTCCTGCGTGTTGCCAGTAGATGGCGCGCACAGCTGAATCTTCCATTCATTCAGCGCATATTACACCGTAATACAACACAGGTACAGATTCATTGTAAACTGACTATTACATCGTTTAACTAGGGTTTATACATAATTTCCATGATAAATCCTTTTATTTTCCTACTGGAGCTGCCAATTTCAAGTGATTATTAAACAGCAGGCAAACTATGCAAAAatcggtgtgtgtttgtgtttcaggagCACTGGTACATGTCCTACATCGACCTCCTGCAGCGCTTCGAGCTGTGGAACGTCAGCAACGAGGTGATCAAACTGAGCACGTGCGGCGCCATCATGTGTCTGAATCAAACCTCCACCACCTTACACATCAACTGCAGCAACTGCAAGCGACCAATGAGCAACAAGGGCTGGATCTGTGACAGGTACGACCTCCAATCCCTgacttttatctgtttttttcccTTGTCAAGTCAAAAATCAACTAAGCTGTGAGTTTCAGTCCTTTATCTAATgtgtttaaactgtttaaagctcatttaaaggtgtatttgttttctcttttaatatggAGATGTTTGGAACATACATGCTGTTATAAACaactaaaatgaatatatttacattattaaattaaagttgaaattataatctattacaaatgtattataatttattttatatatatatatatacacacacacacacacacacacacacacacacacacacatacaatttgggtccaagaaataaaatgaatatatttcattttcaattttaattataaataaatatatttattattataaaattgtataataaatgtaatagatTTATCATGAATGAATTAtaatttatgtactattatatcatgttaatgaatttaatttaatttattataaattaaaatattatcatttggaaaaattgctaaaattttaGAGAACATTATACAATTTGGGtcctctttataaataaataaaattaatatatttagtttttatacattaaattaaaaatattattaattggaAAAAATCACTAACATTTTTAGAGAATTTTACACTACTTGGGTCCACTttagaagtaaataaaatattttttattatatatgtatttctataaataattattatttattataatttactattatatGACTTAATTCATTTGACTGATTAAATTATCAATTGCCAAGATTTTAGAGAATTTCACACACTTTAGGcccactttataaataaattaaatgaatatatttaattttaaattataatgataaatattttaagtgtaatatttaaaataaaaaagtaaaaaatatatattattattataattgacatatatatatatttattgatatatatataggtgcatctaaaaaaatgtgaatattgtgaaaaagtttaaataaattaaaatcttataatttgaaaaactgtgaaatatattaattgattgattgagtattttgtgtatgtatttgaACTCTTCCTAGGTGCCAccagtgtgcgagtgtgtgtgcagtgtgtcatCACGTGGTCAAAGGCTTGTTTGTGTGGTGTCAGGGCTGCAGTCACGGAGGACACCTGGAGCATGTGATGGAGTGGCTGAAACAGTCCAAACACTGTCCAGCCGGCTGCGGACACCTGTGTGAatacacctgacacacacacacacacacacacacacacactcgactcTCTCTAGCAGAGGAGCGATCAGGCTGCTACTTATGAGGAAAAATATGTAGAATTAATGATTAGATGATAATCAAACACAAAGGGACCTGAACACAATCATATGTGTGTTAAAAACAATCAGCCAACTCTTTTTTTAGTTTCTGaagattttgttttataaatacagtCTAATGTACATAAGAGCTGCACCTGCTTTGGGAATGTGATTCATTCACCTTGAAAATATTCTTGAGAACTGTGTAAATGCAGAAACACTGGTGTTTGCAAATAAAGCCAGTCTTTACTAATCATCTCTGTGGTTTTGAagacacaaaaacatattaaaagctACTTTTTCGAGGGCAGAATTTGTTCTGAATGTAAGtctattatataaaacaataatgatgattttgtgttgttgtttttttagttacaTAATATTAAACCAAGTGTCATTTTCCAGtattataaaaagataaatgcaAGCATTTTCAAAAGGTTTGACAAAAGGTTTGAAATGCTAGTACCAAAAGATCAGTTGATCATTGATGTGATTCTCtgcacctgtgtgaacttgatgAGAACTGACtgaaaaatcaccaaaacaccagcTGAACAAAACTCATCGCTGAAGTTCTGACATCTTTTGGTAGATgccatttatttccatattttgcTGGTTCATAGAGTATGTAATGAATCAcggatgttttaaaatgtgtgtcaAGGGTCTAACATTAAATACTTTTGGAGCCACAAGACTATTTAATGTCTCTGCCTTTTTACGCCTCAGGTAAGTGTCTTCTCTGTAttcttccaaaagttttttttccttaaaaatatagTTGTAACATCATTCTGATGGTACATGTACTTATAAGTTGAATGGCTTCTGTTTATTTATATCCCGTGCTCCCCTCAAAcatctgttttatttcagttagttttgtGAGAGGGTGAGAAATTCCACACATTtgctttaaatgctttatttacaGACTTCATTCTTGTACCTTTATGtgacataataacaataaagactttgttttcataattgacAGACAAGCTGATTAgcataaaaaatcttttaaaattgatagagtaaaaacaacaaaaactaacatttaaaaataataaactgacaGTAGCTCCAACAATATGACATAAACCTGGACATGAAATGGGACTTAATCATAAAACACCTGCAGGATTAAgttatatgtaataattttttttttaatctaaatatgttaaaaatggtCTAATTTGTTACTGAATATCTTGAATTGTCAAGTAGAAGttgcaataataataactttttttttgcatatatgcTCAGCTTTGGTCATACTGTATTTCTTACAGTCATACTGATAAAGCTATttgaatgaactgaactgaatatgGCAGTTTGCATAACAGCAGTTTTGACAAATGAATGAGTGTATTTGTAACATACACAGTATTTATGAAAAGATGATTAGACTAACAGTTGAGAGTAGAGATCTCCAAGGCTAGACTTATGCAAAAAACTGCTTCATTATTCAGGCTTTAAATAGGCTTATtttaaatctaatctaatgaGAGGTTTGATTCGTTGTACAACAATAAACAGTATTTGTGCTTGCAGTTTCCACACATGTAgttctgtgtgcactgaattccTGACAGGAAGTTCAAATCCTCTGGCTCCGCCCTGTCTGACACAGCTCTGTCTGTGATTGGTCAGTTCTCATGATGAATGTACAGTAACTGGAGCACAGGCGAGAGATGCTCTTCGCCCGCTTGTCATTTTTGGCCGCCTGCCGCTGTCTTGGTCCTCGTTCAGCTCGTCATCTCCATCTGAGCTCATGTGTTACTGGAGCGGCGCGGCTCATCTCTCTGGCCCGCTTCTGCGGCCGTCTGTGTGTTCAGGGTGGTTTTTCACCCTCCGTCAATAAAAGCGAGTGTCCTGCAAGGAGAAACACATCAGTTAGACAGTCATTCAGATAGAAATCTTGCAAAATTCaagtttcaaacattttattgtaacacacacacactacttttcaaacatttggggttgtaagatttttttttaaatgttttaaagaagtctcttccactcaccaagtctgcatttatttgatcaaaaatacactaaaaatagtaatattgtgaaatatttttaaaatttaaaataacagttttctattgtaatatattttaaaatgtaatttattcctgtgatgcgcagctgtattttcagcatcattactccagtcttcagtgtcacatgatcttcagaaatcattctaatatgctgatttgctgctcaagaaacatttctgattattatcaatgttgaaaattcatatttttgtggaaaccgtgatttttGATTTCATATAAATGATGTTTAACCAACCCATCCACAGCTGTTAGGATTCTTCCCAGTTCTGTGAGCGTTTCTCTGAAGCGCTGAGATGCTGGAGACTGTGAAGGATTTCCTTCAGACCGTCAGCTGGACAGAGAAACACGATATGAATTCACACGTCCACGTGACGGAAACATTATACATGCACAGAAACAAGAAGTCTTACTGAGCTCCGCCATATGAGACTCCATCTTAGACAGCAGCTGAGAGCACATCAAGCCGTCACCTACCACAGACAGACACCAATACAGCTGAGGTCATTCAACTCTCAACAGAAAAACTGATTTATACTGTTAATGACATACATCTTTCAAGATGGTCCAAACATAAGATGCATTTAGCAAGTGATAATATTGTGCTTCTGTGGTTTGCTGGTAATTTTTTGtcttgtgcacttttttttttttttggcaagcaaaacagcaattattattttttaatattttttgattctcaatataattaatatgatttttttaatacataaaaaaaaagttttcatactgcagaaataaaagtaaaatagtgTCAAATAGTCAAATAGTGATAAATAAAATGGtgaataaattgtataaattaaaaaaaattcatgaaataaaaattaaatacattaatgaaattaaaataatactgttaaatagTGATTAAGTAGTGatcatgataaaaatgtaaaagaaaaggataataaaataaaaacaattttattaaaacaacattttaataaataatgctaattttaattaaatgtaattttaataaaaaaaaaatttaattgcatttttgagTGCACACTaaagacacagacacaaaacGTTCATACTGTAGTAACTACAAGTTGGTGGGACTtccactacatttttttttgttcttttgaagaAAGTTTGCCAGTGCAAAACATGCTTAGGGTGCTGGAGAGTTGATGTATGGTTGCTAagctgttctgattggttgctaggtggttgttagggtctTCTGGGTGGTTCCTAGGCAACCTGACAGTAGGAGTGTTttcttaaaacacattaaaagacaCTTTTAATGATGCTGGTTATACAGCATTATTCACAATGAATTCTGGGAATTAATCATTGAATTCCCTTTTTctgattttttgcattttctgcaaataaaagCATTGTCAGGTTCAGCACACCTCGAGCATCCTCCTGCGTGAGAGTGCTGCGTAGAGCGTGTAGTTTCCCACACAGTGTCTGAATGCGTTTGCTGTTCTCCTGCAGCTCCGCCTGAACGCTCTTCCAAGCCATCTTCTCCTCCATCAGACATCCCTCCATCACGGCACGCAGCTCCTTCTCCTGGGTCACCTGACCCTGCAGAGACTCCACCTCCACACaacgctacacacacacagaaaatcttAAAGTTGCAGtttgtaatattgacagctagtggttgaaatAAGTACTGCGGTCCGAATTCGAAATTTCGGAGAGAGTTGTTTCTccacccctcctcctcagactcagAGCTCACACGGGTTGCCAGATTTAGCACACAGAACAGGAACGAGTTAAATTGACAATGGAAGGCAACAAGCCTTACACTGTAAGCTGGTGAGTTGATGTATCTGCGTTTTATTCTCTGGTCATAGAGCTTTTTAAATGGATGCCAGGGTTTTTTAGGTGGGGCAGAAtctgtgacctctgacccagttcatttgctggcttccatggctggaatacagtgttttcaaacAACTGGCAACCCATGCTGTTGAAATTCTATTggctgaaacaaaaacagacattccgacacggaACGCATATTTCtaagtagaataactggctgtagctAGTATTGTTTTTGGAGAAACAAGTATGCAAATggagcatgtttcctaaatatctgcaaaggTATCATCTCTTTATGCTTTATTACcgtcaaaaaattacatataactCCTTTAAGAGAACCACACAATAACTACAGCAAACTTGCAGTTATGATGTGGTGAATTTATGACAATGTTGTTGCCAGAACAGTGTTGTTTTTACAACATCAGTTTTATGCATAGCAACccttgagctcagcttattttgaTGGACTGATTTTATAGCATGTTGTTCATTTTATTGTGACCTATTACACAACCAAATGGATGTAAAGTCCAGTAATGCTCTGAGACtttatacatttacatgcaaaaagGTAAAACCTGGTTATAGAGCAAAAACTCTTCctgttaacttttaaaaatgtaaaaacatttaaaacattattttgtgaaataggTCAGTCTTGTCTCTCTGCGTGCATTCTTTTTAGATTTGGTGTTGGTGTTACAGTTCACACTTAATCACAAACTAGGTGCCGATTACATGGCAGTTCTCTTCCCTGACATTAGCTACAGTTCTACAATCCTCCTCACATGCAAATGAGCTTTATGAGGTGAAGATGGTGTGAATGGAAGTCATGCAGTCAGCACCTTATGAAGCTGAATGGCCATTTCCTGCATCTCGGCTTCCAGTTGGTCCGCATATGCCTGCTCTAACGCATCACTGGGTGGCCGTGCATTACTGTGCCAGCGGGCTATTGCTGATGTCATCTTCCTCTTAGGACCAAACAGGCTATAAAGTGAAaagcacaaatatttaaaaaaaaaaaaaaaaaaaaattcaaataaagtgataatattgtcaaaataaaataaaagcacaactattaaaataaaaataaaataaattttaatgaataaataaaacaatttaaataaagtgataaaattgtaaaaaaaaaaaaaaaaaaaaaattgtataaataacaatacaatataatgcataaaatagagttaatgttattaaattaatacatttttataaataataaaattacaatttaaagtgaaaattaaaaaaataaaaacactgtataaatttaatgcaataaatagatgaaaattatatttataaaaaattaaaaattacgaCTGAACAgtgaaatgcaataaataattaataatgaaataaaaaatatatatttacaaaaaaaataaaaataactgaacagtgaaatactgtataaataaaataaaattaatgacaaaaatttgtgataaaatgttaataaatgtaattgtaataaaatataaacacttcatttaattaaaatatttttatatcttcaactattttttacattttaagaaaacacaaaataataaattactttttaataaagtgataaattttaaaaaattaaataaaatagcacAAAGACTCACGTGATGCCAACTTCCTTGAGGTCGTTCTCAGTAAGCGTGAGGAAGATCCTCAGGTCGATGTCTTGCTCCTCCAGCAGGGGAAGGTACTTACTGAACCCGATCTGCTCAAGGAACCCTGCGAGATCCTGCAGCACGTTTACATACTCTTTACTGGTGCATGTTAACTCTCATACACACGCACATGCACTGAAGTGACTAGAAGAACACACACCTTGGGTCCAGTGTATGAAGGAGGCGGTCCAGAGGAAGACGGAGCCTGGCGGTAACCGCTGCTGCTGTTACCGGGACTCCTGCCTTTGGAGTGCTGGAGTTTGCTGGATCGACGTGGACAACTCCTCTTTGCTTGATCAGAGTCCTGCAAACATGATGAGACATTGAGAGAACAGTCTGCTGTGAGCTGCAGGTGATGCATGATGATTCGGACCTCGTTGCTCTCCAGCGACGCCTCCCTGCTGAGTCCGAGGAGATTAGACAGAccctcgctgctgctgctgctgctcctcatGGTGGGCATGTCGTTATCAAAGAACAGCTCATCTGGATGCAGAATGAGACAGAATCACACTGTATCACATGTTTTTAGCAGATTCATTGCTAAGAATGATCGACATCCTGCTGAACTTCTCACCTCTACTGCTGTTGCTCTGGCCGTCGAGCTCATTGATGGGGGAAGTGACATCACGATTGCAGATTCCTTCGCTCTGATCGCCAACGTCCCGAAACGTCACATATCCAGGTGGAGTCACAGGAACCTCTGCAATGACAGAACACATTATATAGATTCAACCTCCCtctccactatttttttttatatttaatttaaaataaatgtgaatatacttataaaataatttcaacatttaccatttaataaaataactattttattaagtatttttattttattgaattaaaatgtactttttttaatatttaactttaaataaatataaatatatttattaaatactttatttaaaatttcataaaataacatttcattaaatatttttaatgcagcgaaaaaacacttttctttgtcTGTATATAAATTCAACATCCCTTTCcactattttattctattctattttataaaagttttttttttatatttaaattaaaataaatgtgaattaacttttaaaataatttcagcatatttacaatttaatcaaataactATTTCATtacgtattttattttataaaaatgtactttaactttaaaattaactttaaataaatgtaaatatatttattaaatacttaaaatgtatttaaaattacataaaataacatttcattaaatatttttaatgcagcgAAAAAACACTTTTCTATTTACACTCAACATCCATTGCcactattttattctattttatgttagtaaaatatatttttctttttatatttaacttaaaataaatgtgaatatgctaataaaataatttcaaaatatttacaatttaataaaatatcaataaaatttatttaaatacacttttctttgtctttatatCGATTCAACATCCCTTtcctattttatttcattaaaatgtactttgtttttttttatatttaacttcaaataaatgtgatatatttataaaatactataatatttaaaattaaattaaataactatttcattaaatatgtttaatgcaaTTAAAGAACATAATTCTTTGtcactaaatatatatacaccagtcaacataaagaaagagagaaatatataatgtaacaaaatttctacttcaaataaataaatggtttttacaaaaatatgaagcagagctgtcttcaacattaataataataatcagaaatgtttcttgagcagcaaagcagcatattagaatgatttctgaagatcatgtgacactgaagactggagtaatgatgctgaaaattcagctttacatcacaggaataagttacatttcaaaatatatattgaaatagaaaatggtcatttatatatatatatatatatatatatatatagcatatagtGTATAGTGCGAGTACCGTGTTTGGAGCCGACTCTGAAGCGAGCGATAGCTTGAGGGCCGTCGTGAATGCTGGGTCCTCTGGTTCTGCTGCGAGCCGATCGGACTCTAGGAGTCGCACTCTCTTCTTCAGACGAGCTCAGCTCATCATACAGAGCTACAGAGACAGAGCAGCTGGGGTTATTTTCAGCATTCATGACACAGAAGGTCAATTACAAAAGCTAACTGCATGACTGACATGATTTGGCGATGAGGCTGGCGATTTTAGTGTGTCCGTACATCATAGCCAGAGCTCTCGCCGTTTCTCCCTTCATGTTCCTCTCCTCCGTTCGTACGCCCTGAACCATACAGAacccaaaaatacagaaaacagaaaacacacaagcCTTTTTTTACATTAGGAGTGTAAATAGCTGCTCTGACTACAACTCAGTTCTGATTATGCTGTAAATGACACTAGGTTAAACTTTAGTCGCTatagctatatttatatatagctgtacaggtatttttaaaactaaGCTTTAAGTGAGTTTAACTAGAGAGTCAGTTTATACCAAGAAGTAGTTTTGGATTaggtttgaattttattttcaatacctaatgttaatgaatttattattagttttcatAATGGATGCATTGAATTGTCATTGATGCAAATCCATAATTATTCTAcatataattagattttaaatttaaagtaagtCACATTTCAGAGTAAGGTCACACTTGCATGGTTGAGCAGGAACTGAACGATGATTTCATGGCCGGACGCAGCAGCTTCCATGAGAGGTGTGAATCCTGACAGCGGCTCTCTGTGAGGGCAAAGGTCACAGATTTAACatgtttacaagctgtttaaGCAAGATTATGCCCCGAATGAAACACTAGCATTTATTGCATGCAAAGTAGTAAATACAGACAGTATTGTTAATGTATAATCTGTGATGTTGCTGTCACATAAGAGGCGGAGAGTTatcatcttggaaataaaaagattaaaagttatcattctgaatccaattctgTGTAAGCGTGCCT
Proteins encoded in this window:
- the LOC109111534 gene encoding ankyrin repeat and SAM domain-containing protein 3-like; the protein is MSELSDEASGESDQLSASLSVWLADGGDALIGPEELNVPLDLHTACSIGQYDVVAECIRRGDVDLDGKNIGGWTPLMYAAYIGHDNIANLLLETGVSVNATTSKGLTPLMLAASCGNESIAYFLLQQGAQLECKDVRGWTALLHSTATGHQQMVKFLLEHHADANIKEPLSGFTPLMEAAASGHEIIVQFLLNHGVRTEERNMKGETARALAMMYGHTKIASLIAKSSLYDELSSSEEESATPRVRSARSRTRGPSIHDGPQAIARFRVGSKHEVPVTPPGYVTFRDVGDQSEGICNRDVTSPINELDGQSNSSRDELFFDNDMPTMRSSSSSSEGLSNLLGLSREASLESNEDSDQAKRSCPRRSSKLQHSKGRSPGNSSSGYRQAPSSSGPPPSYTGPKDLAGFLEQIGFSKYLPLLEEQDIDLRIFLTLTENDLKEVGITLFGPKRKMTSAIARWHSNARPPSDALEQAYADQLEAEMQEMAIQLHKRCVEVESLQGQVTQEKELRAVMEGCLMEEKMAWKSVQAELQENSKRIQTLCGKLHALRSTLTQEDARGDGLMCSQLLSKMESHMAELTDGLKEILHSLQHLSASEKRSQNWEES